From a single Ornithorhynchus anatinus isolate Pmale09 chromosome 4, mOrnAna1.pri.v4, whole genome shotgun sequence genomic region:
- the LOC100088030 gene encoding phytanoyl-CoA dioxygenase domain-containing protein 1-like, with amino-acid sequence MAGLSPEQVRKFQEDGFLVLEGVFSPEECEGLKARIAEIVAGMEVPLHCRTEFSTDKEETLRAQGNSEYFLTSGDKIRFFFEKDVFDKEGNFKVPKEMSINKIGHGLHARDPVFKKITHSPIVQAITRNLGYEEPVVVQSMYIFKQPHIGGEVLAHQDSTFLYTEPLGSLLGFWIAVEDATLENGCLFFIPGSHKGGISQRLVRAPPDSVPATHFIGSEQVYDDSSFIAIPIQKGGLVLFHGEAVHKSEMNRSSCSRHAYTFHLMESKGILWSQDNWLQPTPEMPFPALYS; translated from the exons TTCCAGGAAGATGGCTTCCTCGTCCTGGAGGGGGTCTTTTCCCCTGAAGAGTGTGAAGGGCTCAAGGCACGGATCGCGGAGATCGTGGCAGGAATGGAAGTCCCACTCCACTGCCGGACAGAATTCTCCACCGACAAAGAGGAGACTCTCCGGGCACAG gGAAATTCAGAATATTTCCTGACCAGTGGCGACAAAATCAGATTCTTCTTTGAGAAAGACGTATTTGACAAGGAAG GCAACTTTAAGGTTCCAAAGGAGATGTCCATCAACAAGATCGGTCACG GTCTGCATGCCCGTGACCCCGTCTTCAAGAAGATCACCCACTCTCCAATAGTCCAG GCGATAACCAGGAACCTGGGGTATGAGGAGCCTGTGGTGGTCCAGAGCATGTATATTTTCAAG caACCACACATTGGTGGTGAAG TGCTCGCACACCAGGATTCCACCTTCCTGTACACGGAGCCACTGGGCAGCCTGCTTGGGTTCTGGATAGCGGTGGAGGATGCCACCCTGGAGAACGGCTGCCTCTTCTTCATCCCAGGATCCCACAAGG gtggcatCTCCCAGAGGTTGGTCCGGGCTCCTCCTGATTCTGTGCCGGCCACCCACTTTATCGGCTCTGAGCAAGTATATGATGACAGCAGCTTCATCGCCATCCCGATCCAGAAAG GTGGCCTCGTCCTATTCCACGGAGAAGCTGTGCACAAGAGCGAGATGAACCGCTCTTCGTGCTCCCGCCATGCCTACACTTTCCACCTCATGGAGTCTAAGGGCATCCTCTGGAGCCAGGACAACTG GCTGCAGCCCACCCCTGAGATGCCATTCCCAGCTCTCTACAGCTAA
- the DOLK gene encoding dolichol kinase has protein sequence MTGPPGGGGAAVLAEAAVVFGVVLCVHAAVWDRYSWCAVALAVQAFYVQYKWDRLLRAGSAVFQFRTTANSGLLPASMVMPLLGVAMKERCRLEGHEHLERLGVVVAATGMAVALFLSVLALGISRPVPANTCVVAASAGGVIVYVLKRSLAVAEVIEVLEVLLIFVYLNMILLYLLPRCFTPGEALLVLGAVSFVLDQLVRRSLAVPRGDPVDFFLLVSVAGLVLLGVVLSALFVFVDSATWTASLFFHLTTGALVLGVVLPWLGHLLRRNPLLWLVEFLLRTPTRIRLLAYWALLAAAACGLVWLQNSKRSSAESKKYRASTVTRKYFHCLVVATYVPGLVLDRPLLYVAAVLCLAALVFLEYVRFFRIKPLGQTLRSLLSLFLDERDSGPLILTHIYLLLGLSFPVWLFPRPCRLVGAAALVPYSGVLAVGVGDTVASVFGSTVGEIRWPGTKKTFEGTMTSIFAQIIAVALILIFDSGVELDSGYAWILGSIAGVSLLEAYTSQIDNLLLPLYLQILLMV, from the coding sequence ATGACGGGGCCCcccggaggcggcggggcggcggtgcTGGCCGAGGCGGCCGTGGTGTTCGGCGTGGTGCTGTGCGTCCACGCCGCGGTGTGGGACCGCTACTCGTGGTGCGCCGTGGCGCTGGCGGTGCAGGCCTTCTACGTGCAGTACAAGTGGGACCGGCTGCTGCGGGCCGGGAGCGCCGTCTTCCAGTTCCGCACGACGGCCAACAGCGGCCTGCTGCCCGCCTCCATGGTCATGCCCCTGCTGGGGGTGGCGATGAAGGAGCGGTGCCGGCTGGAGGGCCACGAGCACCTGGAGCGACTGGGCGTCGTGGTGGCGGCCACGGGCATGGCGGTGGCCCTCTTCCTCTCCGTCCTGGCCCTGGGCATCTCCCGCCCGGTCCCCGCCAACACGTGCGTCGTGGCCGCCTCGGCCGGCGGCGTCATCGTCTACGTCCTCAAGCGCTCCCTGGCCGTGGCCGAGGTCATCGAGGTCCTGGAGGTGCTGCTCATCTTCGTCTACCTCAACATGATCCTGCTCTACCTGCTGCCCCGCTGCTTCACCCCCGGCGAGGCCCTGCTGGTCCTCGGGGCCGTCAGCTTCGTCCTCGACCAGCTCGTCAGACGCTCGCTCGCCGTCCCCCGAGGGGACCCCGTCGACTTCTTCCTCCTGGTGTCCGTGGCGGGGCTGGTCCTCCTGGGCGTGGTCCTCAGCGCCCTCTTCGTCTTCGTGGACTCCGCCACCTGGACCGCCTCCCTCTTCTTTCACCTGACGACGGGCGCCCTGGTCTTGGGCGTCGTCCTGCCGTGGCTCGGCCACCTGCTGCGCCGCAACCCGCTGCTCTGGCTGGTCGAGTTCCTGCTCCGGACGCCGACGCGGATCCGCCTCCTGGCCTACTGGGCGCTGCTGGCCGCCGCGGCCTGCGGCCTGGTGTGGCTGCAGAACTCCAAGAGGTCGTCGGCCGAGTCCAAGAAGTACCGGGCCTCCACCGTCACCCGCAAATACTTCCACTGCCTCGTGGTGGCCACCTACGTCCCGGGCCTCGTCCTCGACCGGCCGCTGCTCTACGTCGCGGCCGTGCTCTGCCTGGCCGCCCTCGTCTTCCTGGAGTACGTGCGCTTCTTCCGCATCAAGCCCCTGGGCCAGACCCTGCGgagcctgctctccctcttcctggacGAGCGAGACAGCGGCCCCCTCATCCTGACTCACATTTACCTGCTGCTGGGACTGTCCTTCCCCGTGTGGCTCTTCCCCAGGCCCTGCCGCCTGGTCGGGGCCGCGGCCCTGGTCCCGTATTCCGGCGTCCTGGCCGTGGGGGTGGGCGACACCGTCGCCTCCGTCTTCGGGAGTACCGTGGGGGAGATCCGCTGGCCGGGGACCAAGAAGACCTTCGAGGGGACGATGACGTCCATCTTCGCGCAGATCATCGCCGTGGCTCTGATCCTCATCTTTGACAGCGGGGTGGAGCTCGACTCCGGCTACGCCTGGATTCTGGGCTCCATCGCTGGGGTCTCCTTGCTGGAAGCCTACACCTCCCAGATCGAcaatctcctcttacctctctaccTCCAGATACTGCTGATGGTTTAG
- the LOC100089460 gene encoding phytanoyl-CoA dioxygenase domain-containing protein 1-like isoform X2, which translates to MAGLSPEQVRKFQEDGFLVLEGVFSPEECDGLRARIAEMVAGMEVPLHCRTEFSTEEEEQLRAEGSSEYFLTSGDKIRFFFEKDVFDKEGNFKVPQDKSINKIGHALHAHDPIFKKITHSPKVQEMVRSLGFEEPVVVQSMYIFKQPKVGGEVTPHQDATFLYTEPLGRVMGVWIAVEDATPENGCLFFIPGSHKSGISRRMVRAPPGSVPFTNFIGSEPVYQDSSFIAAPIRKGGLVLIHGEVVHKSELNRSLNSRHAYTFHLMESKGTSWSQDNWLQPTPELPFPALYS; encoded by the exons ATGGCAGGTCTCAGCCCGGAGCAGGTCCGCAAG TTCCAGGAAGATGGCTTCCTCGTCCTGGAAGGGGTCTTTTCTCCTGAGGAATGTGATGGGCTCAGGGCACGGATCGCGGAGATGGTGGCAGGAATGGAAGTCCCGCTCCACTGCCGGACAGAATTCTCCACCGAAGAAGAGGAGCAGCTCCGGGCAGAG ggAAGTTCAGAATATTTCCTGACCAGTGGCGACAAAATCAGATTCTTCTTTGAGAAAGACGTGTTTGATAAAGAAG GCAACTTTAAGGTCCCCCAGGACAAGTCCATCAACAAGATCGGTCATG CTCTGCATGCCCATGATCCCATCTTCAAGAAGATCACCCACTCCCCAAAAGTCCAG GAGATGGTCAGGAGCCTGGGGTTTGAGGAGCCTGTGGTGGTCCAGAGCATGTACATTTTCAAG cAACCGAAGGTTGGTGGCGAAG TGACACCACACCAGGATGCCACCTTCCTCTACACGGAGCCACTGGGCCGCGTGATGGGGGTCTGGATCGCGGTGGAGGATGCCACCCCGGAGAACGGCTGCCTCTTCTTCATTCCTGGATCCCACAAGA GTGGCATCTCCCGGAGGATGGTGCGGGCTCCTCCAGGTTCCGTGCCCTTTACCAATTTCATCGGCTCTGAGCCAGTTTACCAAGACAGCAGCTTTATCGCCGCCCCCATCCGGAAAG GTGGCCTCGTCCTGATCCACGGCGAAGTTGTGCACAAGAGTGAGCTCAACCGCTCCCTGAACTCCCGCCACGCCTACACCTTCCATCTCATGGAGTCTAAGGGCACCAGCTGGAGCCAGGACAACTG gcTGCAGCCCACCCCTGAGTTGCCGTTCCCAGCGCTCTACAGCTAA
- the LOC100089460 gene encoding phytanoyl-CoA dioxygenase domain-containing protein 1-like isoform X3, giving the protein MAGLSPEQVRKGSSEYFLTSGDKIRFFFEKDVFDKEGNFKVPQEKSINKIGHALHAHDPVFKKITHSPPIQEISRSLGYEEPVVVQSMYIFKQPHIGGEVRTHQDSTFMYTEPLGSLLGFWIALEDATPENGCLFFIPGSHKGGISERWIRAPPGSVPATYFIGSKKVYDDSSFIATPIRKGGLVLFHGEAVHKSELNRSSGSRHAYTFHIMESKGISWSKDNWLQPTPEMPFPALYS; this is encoded by the exons ATGGCAGGTCTCAGCCCGGAGCAGGTCCGCAAG GGAAGTTCAGAATATTTCCTGACCAGCGGTGACAAAATCAGATTCTTCTTTGAGAAGGACGTGTTTGACAAGGAAG GCAACTTTAAGGTCCCACAAGAGAAGTCCATCAACAAGATCGGTCATG CTCTGCATGCCCATGATCCCGTCTTCAAGAAGATCACCCACTCCCCACCAATCCAG GAGATAAGCAGGAGCCTGGGGTATGAGGAGCCCGTGGTGGTCCAGAGCATGTACATTTTCAAG CAACCGCACATTggtggtgaag TACGCACACACCAGGATTCCACCTTCATGTACACGGAGCCCCTGGGCAGCCTGCTTGGATTCTGGATAGCGTTGGAGGATGCCACGCCGGAGAACGGCTGCCTCTTCTTCATCCCAGGATCCCACAAGG gtggcatCTCCGAGAGGTGGATCCGGGCTCCTCCGGGTTCTGTgccggccacctatttcatcgGCTCTAAGAAAGTTTATGACGACAGCAGCTTCATCGCCACCCCGATCCGGAAAG GTGGCCTTGTCCTATTCCATGGAGAAGCTGTGCACAAGAGCGAGCTGAACCGCTCTTCGGGTTCCCGCCATGCCTACACTTTCCATATCATGGAGTCTAAGGGCATCAGCTGGAGCAAGGACAACTG GCTGCAGCCCACCCCTGAGATGCCATTCCCAGCGCTCTACAGCTAA
- the LOC100089460 gene encoding phytanoyl-CoA dioxygenase domain-containing protein 1-like isoform X1 — protein sequence MAGLSPEQVRKLQEDGFLVLEGFFSPEECDGLRARIAEIVAGMEVPPHCRTEFTTQREEVLRAEGSSEYFLTSGDKIRFFFEKDVFDKEGNFKVPQEKSINKIGHALHAHDPVFKKITHSPPIQEISRSLGYEEPVVVQSMYIFKQPHIGGEVRTHQDSTFMYTEPLGSLLGFWIALEDATPENGCLFFIPGSHKGGISERWIRAPPGSVPATYFIGSKKVYDDSSFIATPIRKGGLVLFHGEAVHKSELNRSSGSRHAYTFHIMESKGISWSKDNWLQPTPEMPFPALYS from the exons ATGGCAGGTCTCAGCCCGGAGCAGGTCCGCAAG ctccaggaaGATGGCTTCCTTGTTCTGGAGGGGTTCTTTTCTCCAGAGGAGTGTGACGGGCTCAGGGCAAGGATCGCGGAGATCGTGGCAGGGATGGAAGTCCCGCCCCACTGCCGGACAGAATTCACCACGCAAAGGGAGGAGGTGCTCCGAGCTGAG GGAAGTTCAGAATATTTCCTGACCAGCGGTGACAAAATCAGATTCTTCTTTGAGAAGGACGTGTTTGACAAGGAAG GCAACTTTAAGGTCCCACAAGAGAAGTCCATCAACAAGATCGGTCATG CTCTGCATGCCCATGATCCCGTCTTCAAGAAGATCACCCACTCCCCACCAATCCAG GAGATAAGCAGGAGCCTGGGGTATGAGGAGCCCGTGGTGGTCCAGAGCATGTACATTTTCAAG CAACCGCACATTggtggtgaag TACGCACACACCAGGATTCCACCTTCATGTACACGGAGCCCCTGGGCAGCCTGCTTGGATTCTGGATAGCGTTGGAGGATGCCACGCCGGAGAACGGCTGCCTCTTCTTCATCCCAGGATCCCACAAGG gtggcatCTCCGAGAGGTGGATCCGGGCTCCTCCGGGTTCTGTgccggccacctatttcatcgGCTCTAAGAAAGTTTATGACGACAGCAGCTTCATCGCCACCCCGATCCGGAAAG GTGGCCTTGTCCTATTCCATGGAGAAGCTGTGCACAAGAGCGAGCTGAACCGCTCTTCGGGTTCCCGCCATGCCTACACTTTCCATATCATGGAGTCTAAGGGCATCAGCTGGAGCAAGGACAACTG GCTGCAGCCCACCCCTGAGATGCCATTCCCAGCGCTCTACAGCTAA